A window of the Rhizobium sp. N324 genome harbors these coding sequences:
- the repB gene encoding plasmid partitioning protein RepB, with translation MARKNLLEGLADMPDENAGAPNYPMRGAGRSLVRSLDELAKQAEKFLEGEAVVDLDPDVVEVSFVKDRLSEDDEEFRALVEAIRARGQDTPILVRPHAKIDGHYQVVFGHRRLRAARELGRNVRAVVKAIDDRTHVIAQGQENSARADLTFIERALFAGRLEELGYDREVISTALAANAASISKMISVMDRISPEVVQAIGPAPGIGRERWVELSLLAGKSANATSVAQVLQDDSFHQLPSDKRFESLHAALNKSARPVKKTAAARKVKWQPRDKAVQAEMKNDGKAFSLSMKARNAGRFGEFLSSRLDALYEQFLAEESKQGD, from the coding sequence ATGGCACGAAAGAATCTGCTGGAAGGGCTCGCCGACATGCCTGACGAGAATGCAGGCGCGCCGAACTATCCGATGCGCGGGGCGGGCCGGTCGCTCGTCCGCTCGCTGGACGAACTCGCCAAGCAGGCGGAAAAATTCCTGGAGGGCGAGGCGGTCGTCGATCTCGATCCCGATGTCGTCGAGGTCTCCTTCGTCAAGGACCGTCTGTCTGAAGATGACGAGGAATTCCGCGCGCTGGTCGAAGCGATCCGTGCGCGCGGGCAGGACACGCCCATTCTGGTGCGCCCCCACGCCAAGATCGACGGGCACTATCAAGTGGTCTTCGGCCACCGGCGACTGCGGGCCGCCCGCGAGCTCGGCCGCAATGTCAGGGCCGTCGTCAAGGCGATCGATGACCGCACCCATGTCATCGCCCAGGGCCAGGAGAATTCGGCCCGCGCCGATCTCACCTTCATCGAACGGGCGCTCTTCGCCGGGCGACTGGAAGAACTGGGATACGACAGGGAGGTCATTTCGACAGCTCTTGCCGCCAATGCGGCGTCGATCTCGAAAATGATATCGGTGATGGATCGCATCTCGCCGGAGGTCGTCCAGGCGATCGGCCCCGCACCCGGCATCGGCCGCGAACGCTGGGTGGAGCTTTCGCTGCTCGCCGGCAAATCGGCTAATGCAACAAGCGTCGCCCAGGTCCTGCAGGACGACAGCTTTCATCAGTTACCTTCCGACAAACGTTTCGAATCGCTCCATGCGGCGCTGAACAAAAGCGCGCGGCCGGTGAAGAAAACGGCCGCGGCAAGGAAGGTGAAATGGCAGCCGCGAGATAAGGCGGTTCAGGCGGAAATGAAGAATGACGGCAAGGCGTTCTCGCTCTCGATGAAAGCGAGGAATGCCGGCCGCTTCGGGGAATTTCTCTCCAGCAGGCTGGATGCGCTCTATGAGCAATTCCTCGCCGAGGAGAGCAAACAAGGAGACTGA